The genomic interval CAACTCTCCCCCCGGACTAACATATTGAGCTAAACTTTTAAATGCTTTTTCAGGATCAGGGGTATGTTGGAGAACTCCTAAACAAACAACCTTGTCAAAAGAATATTTTTTTAAAGGAATATTATAGATGTCAGCTTGAAAAAGATTTAGGTTAGGAAACTGTTTATTATTTGCCCAATTTGCATCAACCGCAGATGAGTAATCAAATGAAAAAATTTCTGCTTCTGTACCAAGCAAAACTTCAGTAAAGCGTCCAGCGCCCGATCCTGCTTCTAAAATTTTCTGCCCTAACATTTTTTCTGGCCATTGAGTAACTTCAAATAAACGATTTCTTGAGATTGGAAGCCCAGTATAACTATCCATCTGTGTTCTTCTATGAATGTTCCATTGATATCCAAAAGAATCAGCATAATTTGATTGCGAAACAAATCTCGGAATGTTATTAATCAATGGATACATACTTTTACAATGAGAACATTGTAATTTTGAATCAATCAAAACAAGCTCTTGATGACAGTTTGGGCATTGAAATATTTTAATTGATTCAGGTTTCATGTACCCTCCAGTTTTGCATATAATTTTGCATAATATTTTTGAAATTATTCATTTTTTAGTGATAATCTGCGAGCAGATGATAAAATATGTGAACTTAATGCTATAAGAATTGGCACTATAATCGAAAATTCCAAAATTAATTTTACCAATGTTATTTCAAAATCCCTGAATAAACTTATAGCCATCCAGCCTGAAATCAAAATATACATCACTTTGGGTAACACAGTATCCTGAGACTTTAAAAAACTTAGAAATGCAGACAATGTAAACAAAAACAACATAGAGCCTAATATGCCAAAATTGACTATAAGAGAAAAAAACAAATGCAAAGCACCAAAAGGTGAATAAGCCGAATAACCTAAGGAGTCGTAGTCAATAAAATAACTACTTTTGTCAGGAAACAAAAATGTTGGCAGAATATTGAGCAATTGACTCACTAAACCAATTGGCAGATTCAAAAGCGGCATTGTATTTTCACTGAGTAGATTTATAAGAGAAAAACTATTAAATAATGTATCTGATAAAAACCATATCTTTAATAAAAGTTAAATTAATAAAATCACTTGTTTGTGTTTGTAAAAGAGCTCCAGTTCTTAAAAATGGCATAACTATAGAAAACAGTATCACACAAATGGTAATAAAAACGAAATTTTTTATCTTAACTCGTTTATAATAAACTAATAACATTATCAGAAATGAGACAGCCCAAGTCCTTCCTCCCAAGGATGAAAGTAAAACAACAAAAATAAAATATATAACAAAATACCTATTAAAAATCGTGTTCTTAAATGTTACTATCCGTCTTTTTTTATTTACATTTATAATAAGTGCTATTGAGAGTAATATATTAGTAGCTGCTGTGAATGATCCCTTCCACAATGGAGTAGCACTGATAGAATATCCTGTAAAAAAGAAGTCTTTAAGTGTATATGCAAAAAAGGAAGCTGCTAAAACTCCTAAAACAAAAAATACATTAAGAACAGAACTATTCAATTCAAACTCCTTAATTTTAAAAATATTATTATTTTTACCTAAAAAAAACTTCCAATTACAAAAGACATATAACAAAAAAGGCTGATTAATAAATATTTTATCAGGACATAATCATTAATTTGATCAAAAATCTGGTAATATTCATTCATAGAAGGTTCATATTCAAATAACCTTATTAGTCCAAATAAAATAGGAAATATCCAATAG from Dissulfurispira thermophila carries:
- a CDS encoding class I SAM-dependent methyltransferase codes for the protein MKPESIKIFQCPNCHQELVLIDSKLQCSHCKSMYPLINNIPRFVSQSNYADSFGYQWNIHRRTQMDSYTGLPISRNRLFEVTQWPEKMLGQKILEAGSGAGRFTEVLLGTEAEIFSFDYSSAVDANWANNKQFPNLNLFQADIYNIPLKKYSFDKVVCLGVLQHTPDPEKAFKSLAQYVSPGGELVIDVYEKRLISLIQWKYFLRPLTKHMSKQLLYKVIESVVPLLLPLSIFLRNVAGRIGARIMPIVEYSNLGLPYELNKQWAILDTFDMYAPAYDYPQSIFTVKRWFREVGFVNVSVRSGPNGVVGKGSRPN